From the genome of Schaalia dentiphila ATCC 17982, one region includes:
- a CDS encoding YebC/PmpR family DNA-binding transcriptional regulator produces the protein MSGHSKWATTKHKKAAIDAKRGKLFARLIKNIEVAARTGGGDPAGNPTLYDAIQKAKKNSVPADNIDRAVKRGSGAEAGGANYETIMYEGYGPGGVAFLVECLTDNRNRAASDVRLGFTRHGGSLADPGSVSYLFSRRGIVEVPAADGVDEESIMMAVLDAGAEEVEEAGEIFIVESDPKDVVAVRTALQDAGIDYDSAEVQFVASTEVELDLEGALKVNKLIDALEDSDDVQNIYTNMSLSDEVRAQLEEQE, from the coding sequence ATGTCGGGACACTCTAAGTGGGCGACCACCAAGCACAAGAAGGCCGCTATTGACGCCAAGCGCGGCAAGCTCTTCGCGCGCCTCATCAAGAACATTGAGGTTGCAGCTCGCACGGGCGGTGGCGACCCCGCTGGCAACCCGACCCTGTACGACGCCATCCAGAAGGCGAAGAAGAACTCCGTTCCCGCCGACAACATCGACCGCGCCGTCAAGCGCGGCTCCGGTGCCGAGGCCGGTGGTGCCAACTACGAGACCATCATGTACGAGGGCTACGGCCCGGGCGGCGTCGCCTTCCTGGTGGAGTGTCTGACCGACAACCGCAACCGCGCCGCCTCCGACGTTCGCCTGGGATTCACCCGCCACGGCGGCTCGCTCGCCGACCCCGGTTCGGTGTCCTACCTGTTCTCGCGTCGCGGCATCGTTGAGGTTCCCGCCGCCGACGGTGTGGACGAGGAATCCATCATGATGGCTGTCCTGGACGCGGGCGCCGAAGAGGTTGAGGAAGCCGGCGAGATCTTCATCGTCGAGTCCGACCCCAAGGACGTCGTTGCCGTGCGTACCGCCCTGCAGGACGCCGGCATCGACTACGACTCCGCCGAAGTCCAGTTCGTCGCCTCCACCGAGGTCGAGCTTGATCTCGAGGGCGCCCTCAAGGTTAACAAGCTCATCGACGCCCTCGAGGACTCCGATGACGTGCAGAACATCTACACGAACATGTCCCTGTCGGACGAGGTTCGTGCCCAGCTGGAAGAGCAGGAGTGA
- a CDS encoding SixA phosphatase family protein → MPTLVLVRHAQAAYSYPDHSRPLTRVGVDQAARLGGVLSREIGAFDVAVCSDATRAQQTFAQVSQRVSIRESWFDRGVYNADEEDILTLARTFEGCNALIVGHEPTISGAGYVLARENDRGEVARGVPTATALILTFDGTWENLTPSSCTLRAVLTPPTR, encoded by the coding sequence ATGCCAACCCTCGTTCTCGTTCGCCACGCGCAGGCCGCATATTCATACCCCGATCACTCTCGACCCCTCACACGCGTGGGCGTCGATCAGGCCGCGCGTCTCGGCGGTGTCTTATCTCGCGAGATCGGCGCATTCGATGTCGCGGTGTGCTCGGACGCGACGCGCGCCCAGCAGACCTTCGCTCAGGTCAGTCAGCGCGTGTCGATCCGTGAGAGCTGGTTCGACCGCGGCGTCTACAACGCCGACGAGGAGGACATCCTGACCCTGGCGCGTACTTTCGAGGGCTGCAATGCACTCATCGTCGGTCACGAGCCCACTATCTCCGGCGCCGGTTATGTGCTGGCGCGCGAGAATGATCGGGGAGAGGTAGCCCGAGGTGTACCGACCGCGACGGCGCTCATCCTCACCTTCGATGGAACCTGGGAGAATCTGACCCCCTCCAGTTGCACCCTGCGCGCGGTGCTGACCCCGCCCACCCGGTAG
- a CDS encoding histidine phosphatase family protein — translation MKIVLVRHGQTPANRLGALDTVRPGLGLTPEGLLQAQRLADRWESEVAPPPTVIALSGLHRTRLTAAPLASAYGLTPQVHPGIRELRSGDLEMAADPASQSLYVRTTLSWCAGDLDNRMPGGESGREALARSLETVRRVGLAAREQAGDEAVAVFVIHGALTRLLATWLSTDIDEDLVSKHFMSNTGTSTFEWAPDFTPSSADELAKGLRALIWNDRPLDQWS, via the coding sequence GTGAAGATTGTGCTGGTACGGCACGGACAGACCCCCGCGAATCGCCTCGGTGCGCTCGACACGGTGCGCCCTGGCCTCGGGCTGACTCCCGAAGGACTCCTCCAGGCCCAGCGCCTCGCGGATCGATGGGAGTCCGAGGTTGCGCCGCCTCCCACCGTCATCGCACTGTCCGGGCTGCACCGTACGCGCCTGACCGCGGCCCCGCTGGCGAGCGCCTACGGGCTGACTCCGCAGGTACACCCCGGCATCCGCGAGCTACGCTCCGGCGACCTCGAAATGGCGGCCGACCCGGCATCGCAGTCCCTCTACGTGCGCACGACCCTGTCGTGGTGCGCCGGGGATTTGGATAATCGCATGCCCGGCGGCGAAAGCGGGCGCGAGGCCCTGGCCCGCTCGCTGGAGACCGTGCGTCGGGTGGGCCTGGCCGCACGCGAGCAAGCGGGGGACGAGGCCGTCGCGGTGTTCGTCATCCACGGTGCCCTCACGCGCCTGCTGGCCACGTGGCTGTCCACCGACATCGACGAGGACCTCGTCTCCAAGCACTTCATGTCCAACACGGGCACGTCCACCTTCGAGTGGGCGCCCGACTTCACCCCGTCCTCCGCGGACGAGCTGGCGAAGGGGCTCCGCGCCCTGATCTGGAACGACCGTCCCCTCGATCAGTGGTCTTGA
- a CDS encoding bifunctional [glutamine synthetase] adenylyltransferase/[glutamine synthetase]-adenylyl-L-tyrosine phosphorylase yields MTPDELRIAGFLDPRRALDYFEELPGGAEVWAADLGASADPDQGLLAAIRLNEADSGLVQGLVDDSRARARLCAVLGGSQWLGDYVVVEPGRARSTWEDPGDAARVMLASVGATRGERGAFVASEDARVDDLRGAYRQVLLYLAADDLTSDDPEGFMPQVGRRIADLVDATLEAGLALARRDIDPQGRIPFAIIAMGKTGARELNYISDVDVVYVAEAGADGDERVALEIATRLAAATASACSGPGTEAPLWTVDANLRPEGRNGALVRTVESYRQYWDKWAQTWEFQALLKARACAGNEAVGRAFEEAAQPYVWSAATREGFVEAARAMRRRVEDNILRSHASRELKLGRGGLRDVEFTVQLLQLVHGRTDAFLRVRSTLEAIEALREGGYIARSDAQQLASCYRFLRAVEHRTQLPRMRRTHLIPDKERELRVLGRAMGTARFADAESISAAIDEVRTRVRALHEDVFYRPIIAATASLSEDEVFLHADGARDRLAAIGYRDPAGALTHIGALTQGTSRRAAIQRHLLPVFISWLAGGADPDMGLLNFRILSEDIGDSHWYLALLRDSGVAAHRLTTMLPNSRWIAEALAKRPEAVAWLDDDGELAPREPHRLAREVAALIDRHEDAAEAAARVRAVRTRELTRCAMSDLLGGVDPRGNAIADATDAAILGALAIAQREETERWGEERANVVFVAMGRYGGRECSYASDADVVALHEAVGGATEAEAAASATVIVNRVKNLLGSATNQLGIVVDLDLRPEGKNGPMSRTIESHREYAQRWASTWERQAAVRARPIGEGSLADSARALFDELAYRGVSESEVRDIRLLKARMENERLPRGIEPARHVKLGPGGLTDVEWTIQLIQMRAGMNNPALSTPSTTQAILSAREHELISAQDAQTLLDAWDMATRIRAANTLASGRMSGVKLDVLPRDSAELRALAAILGYGSGGLNALEDDWLRAGRKARAVMERLFWEQQ; encoded by the coding sequence GACACCTGACGAACTTCGGATTGCCGGATTCCTGGACCCTCGCCGAGCACTCGACTATTTCGAGGAGCTTCCGGGTGGAGCCGAGGTATGGGCGGCGGACCTGGGAGCCAGTGCCGACCCCGATCAGGGGTTGCTGGCGGCGATCCGTCTGAACGAGGCGGACTCCGGCCTCGTGCAGGGACTCGTCGATGATTCGCGTGCGCGCGCTCGCCTGTGCGCCGTCCTGGGCGGCAGCCAGTGGCTGGGCGATTACGTTGTTGTCGAGCCCGGCCGTGCTCGATCGACGTGGGAGGATCCCGGCGACGCCGCGCGCGTGATGCTCGCGTCTGTGGGGGCGACGCGAGGGGAGCGCGGCGCTTTCGTCGCCTCTGAGGACGCCCGGGTGGACGATCTGCGTGGCGCGTATCGCCAGGTGCTGCTGTACCTGGCCGCCGATGACCTGACGAGCGATGATCCTGAAGGCTTCATGCCCCAGGTCGGTCGGCGCATCGCCGACCTGGTCGACGCGACCCTTGAGGCCGGCCTTGCCCTGGCGAGGCGGGATATCGACCCGCAGGGGCGTATCCCCTTCGCCATCATCGCGATGGGTAAGACGGGAGCACGCGAACTCAACTACATCTCCGACGTCGACGTCGTCTACGTCGCCGAGGCCGGGGCAGACGGGGACGAACGCGTGGCCCTCGAGATCGCGACACGTCTCGCTGCGGCGACGGCATCCGCCTGCTCGGGGCCCGGAACCGAAGCTCCACTGTGGACGGTGGACGCGAATCTGCGGCCCGAGGGGCGCAACGGAGCGCTCGTACGCACCGTCGAGTCCTACCGCCAGTACTGGGATAAGTGGGCGCAGACCTGGGAGTTCCAGGCGCTGCTCAAGGCGCGTGCCTGTGCGGGGAACGAGGCCGTCGGGCGTGCCTTTGAGGAAGCCGCACAGCCCTACGTGTGGAGCGCCGCGACGCGCGAAGGATTCGTCGAGGCGGCGCGTGCGATGCGCCGTCGCGTCGAGGACAACATCTTGCGTTCGCATGCGTCGCGTGAGCTCAAGCTCGGGCGCGGCGGCTTGCGTGACGTCGAGTTCACGGTTCAGCTGCTCCAGCTTGTTCACGGTCGCACCGACGCCTTTCTGCGTGTGAGGTCGACGCTAGAGGCGATTGAAGCGTTGCGCGAGGGTGGCTACATCGCGCGTAGCGACGCGCAACAGCTCGCCTCGTGCTACCGATTCCTGCGCGCTGTCGAACACCGTACTCAGCTGCCCCGCATGCGTCGCACGCACCTGATTCCGGACAAGGAACGGGAGCTGCGTGTCCTTGGGCGTGCGATGGGGACCGCTCGCTTCGCGGATGCTGAGTCGATCAGTGCCGCTATCGACGAGGTGCGCACTCGCGTGCGCGCTTTGCACGAGGACGTCTTCTATCGCCCGATCATCGCCGCGACTGCATCGCTGAGCGAGGACGAGGTATTCCTGCACGCAGATGGCGCGCGCGACCGACTGGCCGCGATCGGCTACCGGGATCCGGCGGGAGCGCTCACTCACATTGGAGCCCTCACGCAGGGGACGAGCAGGCGCGCGGCGATCCAGCGTCACCTGCTTCCGGTATTCATCTCGTGGCTCGCCGGAGGCGCCGACCCCGACATGGGTCTGTTGAACTTCCGCATCCTGTCCGAAGACATTGGGGATTCGCACTGGTACCTCGCGCTTCTGCGTGACTCGGGCGTCGCCGCCCATAGGCTCACGACCATGCTCCCGAACTCCCGCTGGATTGCAGAGGCGCTCGCCAAGCGTCCCGAGGCCGTGGCCTGGCTCGACGATGATGGTGAGCTGGCGCCGCGCGAGCCGCATCGGCTAGCTCGGGAAGTTGCGGCCCTCATTGACCGTCACGAGGACGCGGCCGAGGCGGCCGCTCGAGTCCGAGCCGTGCGCACGCGTGAGCTCACGCGTTGCGCGATGAGCGACCTGCTGGGCGGCGTCGATCCGCGCGGGAATGCGATCGCCGACGCCACGGATGCGGCAATACTCGGAGCCCTCGCCATCGCCCAGCGGGAGGAAACTGAGCGCTGGGGTGAGGAGCGGGCAAACGTTGTCTTTGTCGCGATGGGGCGCTACGGCGGACGCGAGTGCTCGTACGCCTCGGATGCCGACGTGGTTGCCCTGCATGAGGCCGTCGGGGGTGCCACCGAGGCGGAGGCGGCGGCCAGCGCAACGGTGATCGTCAACCGCGTGAAGAATCTTCTCGGCTCGGCGACAAACCAGCTGGGCATTGTCGTCGACCTTGACCTGCGTCCCGAGGGCAAGAATGGCCCGATGAGCCGTACGATTGAGTCGCATCGTGAGTATGCGCAGCGGTGGGCGTCAACCTGGGAGCGCCAGGCGGCGGTGCGTGCGCGCCCGATCGGTGAGGGGAGCCTCGCCGATTCTGCACGGGCACTGTTCGATGAGCTCGCCTATCGGGGAGTGAGTGAGTCGGAGGTGCGAGACATTCGCTTGCTCAAAGCCCGCATGGAGAACGAGCGTTTGCCGCGCGGCATCGAGCCCGCTCGCCACGTGAAGCTCGGCCCCGGCGGCCTCACGGACGTGGAGTGGACGATCCAGCTCATTCAAATGCGTGCTGGAATGAACAACCCCGCACTGAGTACACCCTCGACGACGCAGGCGATCCTGAGCGCTCGGGAGCACGAGCTGATCAGTGCTCAAGACGCGCAGACTCTTCTCGATGCGTGGGACATGGCAACCCGTATTCGCGCGGCCAACACGCTGGCAAGTGGCCGCATGAGCGGTGTGAAGCTCGACGTCTTGCCTCGTGACAGCGCGGAGCTGCGTGCCCTCGCAGCGATCCTCGGGTACGGTAGCGGCGGGCTGAACGCCCTCGAAGACGACTGGCTGCGCGCTGGACGCAAAGCGCGCGCCGTCATGGAACGACTTTTCTGGGAGCAGCAGTGA